The sequence CCCGTTCGTTGTATTCCTCTTCCGTATTGAGTTTCAGTTGGAGTTGTAGGACTGCTATTTGGTTTCTGTTTTGTTACTAAATGCCTCTGCTTTAAACCTGCTCTGTGGCCGGGTGATCCCGTAGCAGCGACCCAGCGCCGACGTGTTTGATTTGCGAGGTTTATCTGGATTTGTTTTGATGGTTTCTTTTGAAGGTGTTGCTGTCACAAACTGGAAACCGTTTGTTCTTTCGATTTTGGTCCTTTTGTCTACTAGTTCTTGCTGCATGTTGATTTCATGATATTTCTCCGACTGTTTTTTTTTTCGATTAAGCTGTAAAAATAGTTCCCTTGTCCCTCCAGTTTAAGGACACTTATTATAAGTTAACACCCCATCTTGATTCTCAATTTTTTGCACTTAGAATTGGAATTTATGTAGTACCATCTACTTTCTGAAACATTTTTTTTTGTTGGCATAAGCCTGTCCCCAGTTTTGTTCTCCCTTGATATttcgttgctgaagaaacttgcaGTACTGAATCTTGTGCTCAAAACAAACAAATACTTGTGCCATTACAGCTGTGGAGGAGCACAAGTGCCTGAACTCGGAGTTGTGGCATGCTTGTGCCGGCCCGCTTGTTTCCTTGCCCGCGGTGGGTAGCCGAGTTGTGTACTTCCCTCAGGGCCACAGCGAGCAGGTTAGTGCACAATGCTCACCATGCCCGTGAATCCTATGTCCTCTTCCAGTTCGGCTGTCAAGCTCGAACCCCCAATTAGCCTCTGCCTGTATTTTCAAGACTCCAGAATTTCTCCCTGTTTTACAAAGTTCTTGGTGAATTTCTACTGCAGGTAGCAGCATCAACAAACAAGGAAATAGAGTCTCAGATCCCCAACTATCCTAATCTGCCGCCACAGCTTATATGCCAACTTCATAATGTGACGATGCATGTAAGCTTGGAGCCTCGGAACACTTTCTCCTTAAGCCGGGTAACCTTAGTTTTCTGTTTCATTATCTGTGTTTTTTTCTCTTCTTTCAGGCTGATGCAGAGACAGATGAGGTATATGCACAGATGACACTACAACCACTCAACCCGGTAAATTACATTGTTTCTGCCTATTTGTGCCATATAACATGCAAACTTCTCTTGGGATCTACGGAGAGTAATCTTTGGCTTGCTTTTTGTGCAGCAAGAACTGAAGGACCCATATTTACCTGCAGAATTAGGTTCGGCCAATAAACAGCCAACAAACTATTTCTGCAAAACATTAACAGCAAGTGATACCAGTACCCATGGTGGGTTCTCCGTTCCCCGTCGAGCAGCTGAGAAAGTGTTTCCTCCACTGGTATGTGCTACTTCTCTCAAGTTTCAAGCTCATTATTTATGTTGATTTTGTTGCAGAAAGTGAACTTCTCAAATATTTATGTTTCCTTAGATTTATCTAATTTGCCAAATACTATGTAGGATTTCACCCAGCAACCCCCATGCCAGGAGTTGATGGCAAAAGATCTTCATGGCAATGAGTGGAAATTCCGTCACATCTTTCGTGGTGAGcaatttttcttttttccttttcacTCTTTTCGCTGTGCATTCAACAGTAAGGGCTATTGCATAACCTTCAAAATACCGTCCTTGATGCAGGCCAGCCAAAGCGGCATCTTCTAACTACAGGTTGGAGTGTCTTTGTAAGTGCAAAGAGACTCGTTGCTGGCGACTCTGTCCTTTTTATCTGGTATGTTCTGATGTTCATACTTTAGGCATTCCAAACACTCACTTGTCCTCTCTCTCTTTTGTCTCCTGCCCATCAGATAGTTTCTTTTTGGTTGATTTTATGTCTCATTGCCTTGTCAGGAATGACAATAACCAGCTTCTGCTGGGAATTCGTCGTGCAAATCGGCCACAAACTGTCATGCCATCTTCAGTCTTATCAAGCGATAGCATGCATATCGGTCTTCTTGCTGCAGCTGCTCATGCTGCTTCGACAAATAGCCGATTTACAATTTTTTACAACCCAAGGTAGAACATTTGTAGTCACTTATTGTTTGGACGTTTTTCCTGTCAATTGTTTTAACAGTTGCTTTTGCAGGGCAAGCCCTTCAGAGTTTGTCATACCACTCGTAAAGTATGTTAAGGCTGTGTATCATACCCGCATATCTGTGGGGATGCGATTCAGGATGCTTTTTGAGACAGAAGAGTCTAGCGTTAGGAGGTAAGTTCAAATCTGTTTGCAACTTCACCTTGTATGTTTAAACTGTTAGTTAATTTGCCATTTTAATTTTTCTTTCTCTACCATTTTCCTACACATTGCCTTTGTCTATTTTTTAGTACTGTATTCGTCATGATCTGTGCTCCAGTTCACATGTCAATATACCTCTTTCCTTACACTGAATATTGAACTACCGTATATGCAATCATAAGTTGTATGAGCAGTCTAACCAGATCAAATGCATTCAATTCCAGATACATGGGGACAATTACCGGAATCTGTGATCTTGATTCTGTTCGGTGGCCAAATTCACACTGGCGTTCTGTTAAGGTATATTTTGGGCCTGTGCTTCTCTTGTTTCTTCTGGTTACTACATGCCCTTGTCAACCATTTCTATTGCAAATTTTCAGTTGAAAACGATACTACTACAGTACTCCCTTAATGTTTGTTCTCCCAGAGATACCTACTTCATGGTTTTGTATGATCACAAATTTTACCTGTGAATGAATATAGGTTGGCTGGGATGAGTCAACTGCTGGTGAGCGACAACCAAGGGTGTCACTATGGGAGATTGAACCCCTGACAACTTTCCCAATGTATCCATCTCCTTTTCCGCTCAGGCTCAAGCGTCCATGGCCAACAGGCTTGCCTTCTCTGCATGGTATGAGGTGCAGTTATGTTTAGCTAGCCTTTGTTAGATATGTTAGCTTATCAAATAATTCTGCAATATGCATTATATCGCCAATAACCTTTCTTGTCATGTCTATCCATAGGTGGGAAGGATGATGACCTGGCTAACTCTCTCATGTGGCTTCGAGATACCGCAAATCCTGGTTTTCAGTCGTTAAATTTTGGTGGACTTGGTATGAGCCCTTGGATGCAGCCAAGGCTGGATGCTACCTTACTTGGTCTGCAACCTGACATGTATCAGGCGATGGCCACAGCTGCTTTTCAGGATGCAACAAAGCAGGCATCGCCCACAATGCTGCAGTTCCAGCAGCCCCAGAACATAGCTGGCCGGGCTTCCCCGCTTCTTTCAAGTCAGATTTTGCAGCAAGCACATCATCAATTTCAGCAGCAACCGTACCTTCAAAACATCTCTGAGAGCACAATCCAAGCACAGGGTCAGTCTGAGTTCCTCAAGCAGCAGATCCAACGCAGCCAGTCATTCAATGAGCAGAAGCCCCAGATGCAACACCAGCAAGaatcacagcagcagcagcaaccacAGTGTCTGCCAGTCCCCCAACATCAGCAAATGCAACAACAGAATATGACCAACTACCAGTCTATATCTAATGCATTATCACCGTTTTCTCAGCTGTCGCCAGTTTCTCAGTCTTCACCTATGGCGCTGCAGACTATATTACCGTTCTCGCAGGCACAGAGCTTCACAGACACGAATGTAGGTTCATTGTCTCCATCCAATGGTAACACCATGCAAAACACACTGAGGCCGTTCTCATCAGAAGCAGTTTCTCACCTCAGTATGCCGAGGCCCACTGCGATACCTGTCGCAGACCCATGGTCGTCGAAGCGTGTCGCGGTGGAGTCTCTGCTTCCTTCTCGGCCTCAGGTTTCATCCCAGATGGAACAATTGGACCCTGCACCAGCTAGTATACCTCATAGCTCTGCGTTGGCACCACTTCCCGGAAGAGGGTGCTTGGTTGACCAAGATGTGAACTCTGATCCTCAAAATCATCTCTTGTTCGGTGTTAGTATAGACTCGCAGTCACTGCTAATGCAAGGGGGCATTCCTGGTCTCCAAAACGGGAATGATTCAGCTGCTATACCTTATTCCACTTCCAATTTCCTCAGCCCTTCTCAGAATGACTTTCCTCTGGACCATACACTAAATTCTTCAGGCTGCTTAGATGATTCTGGGTACGTCCCGCCATGTTCAGATAATTCTGACAAAGTGAACCGACCACCAGCGACCTTCGTGAAGGTGAGTAATTTTGTTTACTGGGATGAGATGTGAATTGAACTTTATTTATGCGCTGAATATACATGTGGTTGCTCGAATATTTGACTATTTGCTCACAACTGTCGGTATGTGCACATTGCTAATACTTGTAAGTATTAATCATTATATTGGTAGAATATAATGGATAATCATTCAATGAGgcttttttttggggggggggggggggggcatttTATTAGAAAACAAATAGTTCATGTAACACTTGATATAAGAATCTAGTCACTGTAAAGTTCTGTGTCTCTCTCTCACTAATTTGTTACCAACACTGGCACTAATCTACTACACGTTTTTCTCTGTTTGAATGACAGGTTTACAAATCTGGAACCTACGGGAGGTCGCTTGATATCACTAGGTTTAGCAGCTATCACGAGCTCCGTAGGGAACTGGGGCGCCTATTTGGCCTTGAGGGCCAGTTGGAAGACCCATTGAGATCAGGCTGGCAGCTTGTATTCGTCGACCGTGAGGAGGACGTCCTTCTCGTGGGCGACGACCCTTGGCAGTAAGCACTGCATGCGACGttgtttcttttttttttttctGCATTCTTCCTCACATTGCGTTGGCAACCCAACCCCACAGGGAATTCGTGAGCACGGTGTCCTGCATAAAgatcctctccccgcaggaggtgcAGCAGATGGGGAAGCAGGGCCTGGAGCTCCTGAGCTCGGCCCCCGCGCGGAGGCTCGGTAGCAGCTGTGACGACTACGTCAGCAGGCAGGAGTCGAGAAGCCTGAGCACCGGGATCGCGTCCGTCGGTTCGGTCGAGTTGGGATGAGCAGCAAGATAGCGCgcacgcagcagcagcagcagcaggttaCGCATCCTCAGCCTCAGGGTAGGTAGGGGACTGAAGGGTTGGTCTGCGACTTGATGACCCACGAGCTCCTCGTTGCGCGCTTCGTTCGCCTCCATGCGATGGATAGAAGTTCAGCGCAGACCAAGCCTTAGCTCTGCGAGCTATGTACCATCTAATAATTCTGTCCGTGTCGTACCATGTCAACTCCTAAGTAGAAGAATTGAAGAAACTACCAGCAGCCGCTGTCTGGTATACACGCTGAAACATTTTTTTTCTTGTATGGAGAAATACTAATCATCTGGATGTAGCCAGGCCTATGCTCTCTAATGGTTGATCGGGTAATACAGCCCCTCGCACACAGCAAACTCACAAGAGAAACTTCCAGTTGCTACATTAAGTTTGGGCAGTAATAAAAGGTCCGTCAAAAATTAACTTTTTTTTTTCTCGGCAGCAACAAGAAGTCCATACAAAATTAACTTATTTTTTAGTGGCTAAACGGAGGAGGCTGAAAATATTTTTTTTGTTTTGGCGGTATGTACTAAGACGTTGTATTTAGTCATTGAAAATAGATTGATTTTCGGCAGTCTCTATCGCAGCAAGAAAGAAAGATATTGCTTTTTTTTTACAGATGGGGTCTGACCACCGAAAATAGGAGACTTTCTGTCGGCGATCAACCTCTAGCAGTCGAAAATAAGTCGTGTATAAATTTCACGTCTACCTTCGTTCTTACCTCCGTCATCGCGCGCTCCCTACCCATCACCGCCGTGTGCTCGGCCACCCTCAGCTACGTCGGCCACATTATGTTCGTTGCTCTTGTCATCTATGGGCTGAGAAATCAATAGCGTGGCTGTCCTCcgctgctgagagcacctagagggggtgaataagtgatcctgtaaaattaaacaccaaattccaacaagcttgattaaagagatattagcgcaagttaatcaagtctatgaggcAAGTTTTtgcgaacacaaataatcacagagagagcaatcacaagagacacgcgattttatcccgtggttcggccaagtaacacttgcctacttccacgttgtggcgtcccaatggacgagggttgcactcaacccctttcaagtgatccaatgatcaagttgaataccacggtttcttccttatagttttcttcccatttgcaaggaatctccacaagttggagcctctcgcccttacaatattgatcataaggaaatcacggagtaaggttgggaagagcaacacacacaagactcaaattcgcagcacaaccacacacataagtcacgacttgagctcgaaacacaacacacagagttcacaactcaaatggagctcaattcgctaacacaaagaatcgaatgtgtgaagttggagtcttagtcttaggatgcttagtgaatgcttgtgtaactcctccatacgcctaggggtcccttttatagccccaaggtagctaggagccgttgaagaccaacaaggaaggctatccttgccttctgtcgagtggcgcaccggacattccggtgcgccaccggacaggtcctgtagatggTCCGGTGCGCGACTGCCTTCTAAATCGAGcacagatgaccgttgcagctcagggcccattggcgcaccggacactgtccgctgCCCCTTGTCGAtcgttggagctgccacgcgtcgcccgcggattgtgcggtcgaccgttggcgctggcgaccgttggctcaccggacagtccggtgcaccaccgaacagtccggtgaattatagccacgtcgcccctttgcttttcctgagggcgacgagttcgccgcggatgactcaccggacagttcggtgctccaccggatgatccagtgaattatagccatacgccgccgtcgagtcccgagagcggccttttcacgtggaccagcctggcgcaccggacagtccggtgtgccaagccgagctggagttggctgctcagagccaagtctttttccaattcttttctccctgtttctagcacttagacaaactatGTTAGTacttgttgggtctatgcttcgtcgccgaaggtcttcaagggagaagcagctttcggctgaggctgtttgcatgagacggccgaaggttcctttccatgaagcttcgacagtgtaaaccgacttaaagatagaatgaccttttagtccataaatgtctgagttaatgttgtaagtttttataaggggcatacttgtaatttctcacaggctgtgtcctgtgcctataaatagtgaacagtattccgttactgttcacgcattctggtatttgcaatcgcatctctcggaatacaacctttgtcaaggcataggtatcattgtatttaatgattcaatatattaagtgaatataatataatgcatctgtgattcattcatccattttatgccttttattttgcattatcttacaatgtttattgaaagtttattacgaaggttcaacttcgtaataatactatcatcaaccttcgtccaaaatccattatcctcaaaggaataatgcttcacggacgaaggacagtatcatttaacattttatgttgccttgttcttaatttatagcatttgagaacaagtccccaacagtactcaaaacaatgtactaagtctataaacgtacctttttctttgatttacacttctcactttacttggcacataagaacttacttaaacatgttggacacttaatcaccaaaacattatagaaattgcccaaaggcacatttccctttcaatctccccctttttggtgatttatgccaacacatccaaaagcaaccaaaagaagtgcaacatcaatgcaattgaggaccaaattgtttttgcacaagatttgacatatttggatcattctttgccaccacttggtttatttttgtaaatcaaatttattttcctatctctaagtcaaactcacttgtttgggcataaagagagataatccaagagtgaaattgatcaagtgccaaaactccccttttcccataatcaaaattcttccccataagagaccaaattttgcaattagagtatttcgacaaatcaaaagttctaattcTATTATTttgaaaattcacaagtggtagctgatccatttgctttggccttaatttctccccctttggcattaagcaccaaaaacgggatcattcttggccctttaaccccattgcctcaccaaaaatgtcaattaagagcaaaaaggcaattagAGCATGAGAATGAACTTGAAATTAAATAcaccaataccggagtgcagtggaagtctttgcattgtccaagtccacatttcccttttaatgcacctttgagactacatcaagtatactcaaacaaatagattagtctcaaagggtcaagttgtagcacatctccccctaaatatgtgcctcattcacacatggacttgtgaggtccagggatcccttgcacaacttgagcaccataaataagcaacaaatcatgtaaatgctcaaagtaacatgatcaaaggcatagactacatgtatgctatagatcaatccaagttacgcgaatctaagacatttagctcactacgcaacctgcaaaaggttttctcatctaacggcttagtaaagatatcggctagctggttctcggtgctaatgtggtacacctcgatatctcccttttcctggtggtccctcagaaagtgatgtcggatgtctatgtgcgtagtgcggctgtgttcaacaggattatccgccatgcggattgcactctcattgtcacataggagtgggactttgctcagattgtagccaaagttccggagggtttgcctcatccaaagtagttgcgcgcaacactgtcctgcggcaacatactcggcctcagcggtggatagggcagcagatgtttgtttcttagaactccagacaccagggaccttcctaggaattggcacgtccccgatgtgctcttcctatcaaccttgcacccggcataatcggagtctgaatatccaatcaagtcaaaggtagacccctttggataccagatcacgaagcaaggcgtagcaactaaatacctaagaattcgcttaacggccacaaggtgacattccttggggtcggattgaaatctagcacacatgcatacactaagcataatgtccggtctactagcacataaataaagcaaggaacctatcatagaccggtatgccttttgatcaacggacttacctcctttgttgaggtcgacatgcccgttggttcccatcggtgtcttcgcgggcttggcgtccttcattccaaacctcttgagaagatcttgagtgtactttgtttgggagaggaaggtgtcgtccttgagttgcttcacttggaacccaaggaagtaggtcaactcgcccatcatagacatctcaaacttggttagtagaaccaaatattatgtcatcgacataaatttggcacacaaaaagatcaccatcacaagtcttattaaaaagagtgggatcagctttcgcaaccttgaaagcattagcaattaagaaatctctaaggcattcatatcatgctcttggggcttgcttaagtccatagagcgccttagagagcttgaacacatggtcggggtacctgtcatcctcaaagccagggggttgttccacatagatctcctccttgattggcccattgaggaaagcgctctttacgtccatttgaaacaacttgaaagagtggtgagcggtataggctaataatattcaaatagactctagcctagctacaggagcaaaggtctcctcaaaatccaaacctgcgacttgggcataatcttttgccacaagtcgagccttgtttcttgtcaccaccccgtgctcgtcttgcttgttgcggaacacccacttggttcccacaacattttgcttgggacgtggcaccaggctccagacttcatttctcttgaagttgttgagctcttcctgcatggccaacacccaattcggatcctgcaaggcctcttctaccttgaaaggctcaatagaagagacaaacaagtaatgctcacaaaagttagctaatcttgagcgagtagatactcccttgcttatgtcacccagaatctggtcaacggggtgatgtcgttggatcgtcgctcggatttgagttggaggggcatgtggtgcttcttcctccatcacttgttcttcctatgctcccccttgatcctgtccctcttcttgaggtacctgttcaccgtactgagttggaggatgcaccattgtggaggaagatggctgatcttgctcttattgttcctgtggtcgcacatctcctatcgccatcgtgcgtattgcggtcgtcggaacatcatcttcatctatgtcatcaagatcaatttgctttcttggagagccattagtctcatcaaatacaacgtcgctacagacttcaaccaaacccgatgatttgttgaagactctatacgcctttgtatttgagtcataccctagtaaaaacccttctactgccttgggagcaaatttagaatgtatgcctttcttcaccagaacgtaacatttgctcccaaatacacgaaagtaagaaaagttgggtttgttaccggtaaggagttcatacgaggtcttcttgagaaggcgatgtaggtagagccggtttatggcgtggcaagatgtgttcacagcttccgaccaaaaccgctcgggcatcttgaattctccaagcatcgttctcgccatgtcgataagcgtcctgttcttcctctctaccacaccgttttgctatggtgtgtagggagtggagaactcatgcttgacgccttcttcctcaagatactcctcca is a genomic window of Zea mays cultivar B73 chromosome 5, Zm-B73-REFERENCE-NAM-5.0, whole genome shotgun sequence containing:
- the LOC100502480 gene encoding uncharacterized protein isoform X1, whose amino-acid sequence is MRLSSSSGSVLPAQPGSPEAVEEHKCLNSELWHACAGPLVSLPAVGSRVVYFPQGHSEQVAASTNKEIESQIPNYPNLPPQLICQLHNVTMHADAETDEVYAQMTLQPLNPQELKDPYLPAELGSANKQPTNYFCKTLTASDTSTHGGFSVPRRAAEKVFPPLDFTQQPPCQELMAKDLHGNEWKFRHIFRGQPKRHLLTTGWSVFVSAKRLVAGDSVLFIWNDNNQLLLGIRRANRPQTVMPSSVLSSDSMHIGLLAAAAHAASTNSRFTIFYNPRASPSEFVIPLVKYVKAVYHTRISVGMRFRMLFETEESSVRRYMGTITGICDLDSVRWPNSHWRSVKVGWDESTAGERQPRVSLWEIEPLTTFPMYPSPFPLRLKRPWPTGLPSLHGGKDDDLANSLMWLRDTANPGFQSLNFGGLGMSPWMQPRLDATLLGLQPDMYQAMATAAFQDATKQASPTMLQFQQPQNIAGRASPLLSSQILQQAHHQFQQQPYLQNISESTIQAQGQSEFLKQQIQRSQSFNEQKPQMQHQQESQQQQQPQCLPVPQHQQMQQQNMTNYQSISNALSPFSQLSPVSQSSPMALQTILPFSQAQSFTDTNVGSLSPSNGNTMQNTLRPFSSEAVSHLSMPRPTAIPVADPWSSKRVAVESLLPSRPQVSSQMEQLDPAPASIPHSSALAPLPGRGCLVDQDVNSDPQNHLLFGVSIDSQSLLMQGGIPGLQNGNDSAAIPYSTSNFLSPSQNDFPLDHTLNSSGCLDDSGYVPPCSDNSDKVNRPPATFVKVYKSGTYGRSLDITRFSSYHELRRELGRLFGLEGQLEDPLRSGWQLVFVDREEDVLLVGDDPWQEFVSTVSCIKILSPQEVQQMGKQGLELLSSAPARRLGSSCDDYVSRQESRSLSTGIASVGSVELG